The Vibrio pomeroyi genome window below encodes:
- the lpxB gene encoding lipid-A-disaccharide synthase has translation MAQQEAATNSKGFVSNEPLRVGIVVGELSGDTLGEGFIKAIKSQYPNAEFVGIGGPKMKALGCESLFEMEELAVMGLVEVLGRLPRLLKVKAELVKYFTQNPPDVFVGIDAPDFNLRLELDLKNAGIKTVHYVSPSVWAWRPKRIFKIDKATDLVLAFLPFEKAFYDKYNVACEFVGHTLADAIPLEPSKQDARELLGLDQDKQWLAVLPGSRGGEMGLIAQPFIETCQRIKQKYPDINFVVALVNEQRKKQFTEIWQATAPELEFTLVEDTATNVITAADSVLLASGTVALECMLLKRPMVVGYKVNKLTGYIVKKLAITEFVSLPNILAGEEIVKEHILEECHPDFLFPSVDKMLSADNSALIERFTEMHHWIRKDADKQAANAVLKLIGREFVES, from the coding sequence ATGGCACAGCAAGAAGCAGCAACCAACAGCAAGGGCTTTGTTTCGAATGAACCACTGCGCGTAGGTATCGTTGTCGGAGAACTCTCTGGTGACACGCTTGGTGAAGGTTTTATCAAAGCGATCAAATCGCAGTACCCGAATGCTGAATTCGTCGGTATTGGCGGACCAAAAATGAAGGCGCTTGGTTGTGAGTCTCTTTTCGAGATGGAAGAGCTGGCTGTCATGGGCTTAGTTGAAGTACTTGGCCGTTTACCTCGCTTATTAAAAGTGAAAGCGGAGCTGGTGAAGTATTTCACTCAAAACCCGCCAGATGTGTTTGTGGGTATTGATGCACCTGACTTCAATCTAAGACTTGAACTCGATCTTAAGAACGCTGGCATTAAAACGGTTCATTACGTGAGCCCTTCCGTGTGGGCTTGGCGTCCTAAGCGTATCTTTAAAATCGACAAAGCGACCGACTTAGTTTTGGCTTTCCTACCATTCGAGAAAGCGTTTTACGATAAATACAACGTTGCCTGTGAATTTGTTGGTCACACGTTGGCTGATGCAATTCCTTTAGAACCAAGCAAACAAGATGCACGTGAGCTATTAGGCTTAGATCAAGACAAGCAGTGGTTAGCCGTATTGCCGGGCAGTCGAGGTGGTGAGATGGGTTTGATCGCTCAACCATTTATCGAAACGTGCCAGCGCATTAAGCAAAAATACCCTGATATCAATTTTGTTGTTGCGCTCGTGAATGAGCAGCGCAAAAAACAGTTTACTGAAATCTGGCAAGCGACAGCACCTGAGCTTGAATTTACGTTAGTCGAAGATACGGCAACCAACGTGATTACCGCTGCTGACTCTGTGCTTCTGGCTTCAGGCACTGTGGCTCTTGAGTGTATGTTACTGAAGCGTCCGATGGTTGTTGGCTACAAAGTGAATAAGCTGACTGGCTATATTGTGAAGAAGCTAGCGATCACTGAGTTCGTATCACTGCCGAATATTCTGGCTGGTGAAGAGATCGTGAAAGAGCACATTCTTGAAGAGTGCCACCCAGACTTCTTGTTCCCATCTGTCGACAAAATGCTATCAGCCGACAATAGTGCATTGATCGAACGTTTTACTGAGATGCACCACTGGATTCGTAAAGATGCTGATAAGCAAGCCGCCAACGCGGTGCTGAAATTGATCGGTCGAGAGTTTGTTGAATCATAA
- the lpxA gene encoding acyl-ACP--UDP-N-acetylglucosamine O-acyltransferase, whose product MIHETAKIHPAAVIEGDVTIGANVTVGPFTYIAGNVTIGDDTEIMSHVVIKGHTTIGKENRIFPHAVIGEENQDKKYGGEDTTVVIGDRNVIREAVQIHRGTVQDKATTVIGDDNLLCVNAHVAHDVIVGNHTHIGNNAILGGHVTVGDYAGVMALSAIHPFCSIGAYAYIGGCSAVVQDVLPYVLAQGNHAAPFGLNLVGLKRNGFEKPEIRALQKAYKELYRSGKTLEEAKAALVEMAKEFTSVAPMLEMLENSERGIIR is encoded by the coding sequence ATGATTCATGAAACAGCGAAAATTCACCCGGCAGCAGTAATCGAAGGTGATGTAACTATCGGTGCTAACGTGACGGTTGGGCCTTTCACTTATATTGCTGGTAATGTGACCATTGGCGACGACACAGAAATCATGTCGCATGTTGTGATCAAAGGTCACACTACCATTGGCAAAGAAAACCGCATTTTCCCACACGCTGTTATCGGTGAAGAAAACCAAGATAAGAAATACGGCGGCGAAGACACGACGGTTGTGATCGGCGATCGCAACGTAATTCGTGAAGCGGTTCAAATCCACCGTGGTACCGTTCAAGACAAAGCAACCACTGTAATTGGTGATGACAACCTACTTTGTGTTAATGCTCACGTAGCGCACGATGTTATTGTTGGTAACCATACTCACATTGGTAATAACGCTATTCTTGGCGGGCACGTAACGGTAGGCGACTACGCTGGTGTTATGGCACTGTCTGCGATTCACCCATTCTGTTCAATTGGTGCTTACGCATACATTGGCGGCTGTTCTGCTGTTGTTCAAGATGTACTTCCGTACGTACTTGCACAGGGTAACCATGCTGCTCCATTCGGTCTTAACCTAGTGGGCTTGAAGCGTAACGGCTTTGAGAAACCAGAAATTCGTGCACTACAGAAAGCGTACAAAGAGTTATACCGTTCAGGTAAAACGCTTGAAGAAGCGAAAGCGGCTTTAGTTGAAATGGCGAAAGAGTTTACTTCGGTGGCTCCTATGCTAGAAATGCTAGAGAACTCTGAGCGCGGTATTATTCGTTAA
- the fabZ gene encoding 3-hydroxyacyl-ACP dehydratase FabZ, with protein sequence MTTEQTTMNITEIQELLPHRYPFLMVDRVTSFEKEKTLTAIKNVSVNEPQFTGHFPQLPVFPGVLILEAMAQATGLLAFKSFGAPSGNELYYFASVDKAKFRKPVVPGDQLVIEVEFLKERRGIASFNGVAKVDGDVVCSAELKCARREF encoded by the coding sequence TTGACTACTGAACAGACAACGATGAACATTACTGAAATTCAGGAACTATTACCTCATCGCTACCCATTCTTAATGGTTGATCGTGTGACTAGCTTTGAAAAAGAAAAAACACTGACTGCGATTAAGAATGTCTCTGTTAACGAACCTCAGTTCACAGGCCACTTCCCACAACTTCCTGTATTCCCAGGCGTGTTGATCTTAGAAGCAATGGCACAAGCAACAGGCCTTCTAGCATTTAAATCTTTTGGTGCGCCTTCTGGCAACGAGCTTTACTACTTTGCAAGTGTTGATAAAGCAAAATTCCGTAAGCCAGTCGTACCTGGTGACCAACTGGTTATCGAAGTTGAATTCTTAAAAGAGCGTCGTGGTATTGCATCGTTCAACGGTGTAGCAAAAGTTGACGGCGACGTTGTATGTTCAGCTGAACTTAAATGTGCTCGTAGAGAGTTTTAA
- the lpxD gene encoding UDP-3-O-(3-hydroxymyristoyl)glucosamine N-acyltransferase, with amino-acid sequence MKNLTLAELATITGGELHGDGTITVSAVAPMDKAQEGNITFLSNVKYSKHLGDCKASAIMVKESERELCKTNVIVVNDPYVAFAKVAQALDTTPAPAAAIADSASIASDATIGQNVSIGANAVIESGVVLGDDVIIGAGCFIGKNAKIGAGTKLWANVSIYHEVVIGEACLVQSSTVIGSDGFGYANEKGEWVKIPQVGSVRIGNRVEIGACTTIDRGALDDTIIEDNVILDNQLQIAHNVHIGYGSALAGGTIIAGSTTIGKYCIIGGGSVINGHIEIVDGVTITGMGMVMRSITEKGMYSSGIPLQPNKDWRKTATRVHRIDEMNKRLKTVEKLIEKSAES; translated from the coding sequence ATGAAGAATCTGACTTTAGCCGAATTGGCAACGATTACCGGGGGAGAGCTACACGGAGATGGTACTATTACCGTTTCAGCCGTCGCTCCTATGGATAAAGCGCAAGAAGGTAACATTACGTTCCTTTCTAACGTGAAGTACAGCAAGCACCTAGGTGACTGTAAAGCATCCGCTATTATGGTTAAAGAGAGTGAGCGTGAACTGTGTAAGACTAACGTGATTGTGGTTAATGACCCTTACGTTGCTTTTGCGAAAGTTGCTCAAGCGCTTGATACTACTCCAGCACCCGCTGCGGCTATTGCTGATTCAGCTTCGATTGCAAGTGATGCGACCATTGGACAAAACGTGTCTATTGGTGCAAACGCTGTGATTGAGTCTGGTGTTGTTCTTGGTGACGATGTAATCATCGGCGCGGGCTGCTTCATTGGTAAAAACGCAAAGATTGGTGCTGGTACTAAGCTTTGGGCTAACGTAAGCATCTACCATGAAGTAGTGATTGGTGAAGCGTGTTTAGTTCAATCAAGCACGGTGATCGGCTCTGATGGCTTTGGTTATGCGAACGAGAAAGGCGAGTGGGTTAAGATCCCGCAAGTGGGTTCTGTTCGCATTGGTAATCGCGTAGAAATCGGCGCGTGTACTACTATTGACCGTGGTGCGTTAGATGACACAATCATTGAAGATAACGTTATCTTAGACAACCAACTTCAAATTGCTCACAACGTTCACATCGGATATGGTTCTGCTCTTGCGGGTGGTACTATCATTGCAGGCAGCACGACGATAGGTAAGTACTGTATTATTGGTGGCGGCAGTGTGATTAATGGTCACATTGAAATCGTTGACGGCGTTACAATCACCGGTATGGGGATGGTAATGCGCAGCATCACTGAGAAAGGCATGTACTCTTCGGGTATTCCTTTACAGCCAAACAAAGATTGGCGTAAAACAGCAACGCGTGTTCATCGAATTGATGAAATGAACAAGCGTTTGAAAACCGTTGAAAAACTTATCGAGAAGAGCGCGGAATCATAA
- a CDS encoding OmpH family outer membrane protein, translating to MIKAAGLGLVVLSSSFFATAAEAAQKVGYVNTAQVFQALPQREVVLQKMQEEFKDKAAELQSIQAEAKTKIEKLKRDGELLGPDEVEKLRIEVGQLDSKYKIKAQALEKASQRREAQEKQKLFKVIQDAVTKVAEKEGYDMIVDIQALQYGKPEYNISEKVIKALK from the coding sequence ATGATTAAAGCAGCAGGTTTAGGCCTTGTAGTTCTTAGCTCTTCTTTCTTTGCAACAGCTGCTGAAGCTGCGCAAAAAGTGGGTTATGTAAACACTGCACAAGTATTCCAGGCTCTACCTCAGCGTGAAGTTGTTCTTCAAAAAATGCAGGAAGAGTTCAAAGACAAAGCAGCTGAGCTACAGAGCATTCAAGCTGAAGCAAAAACGAAGATTGAAAAGCTTAAGCGTGATGGCGAGCTACTAGGTCCTGACGAAGTTGAGAAGCTACGTATCGAAGTAGGTCAACTAGACAGCAAGTACAAAATCAAAGCTCAAGCACTAGAAAAAGCAAGCCAACGTCGTGAAGCACAAGAGAAGCAGAAGCTATTCAAAGTGATTCAAGATGCTGTAACGAAAGTTGCAGAGAAAGAAGGCTACGACATGATCGTTGATATTCAAGCTCTGCAATACGGCAAGCCAGAATACAACATCTCTGAGAAAGTAATTAAAGCACTGAAATAA